One part of the Streptomyces sp. AM 2-1-1 genome encodes these proteins:
- the aspT gene encoding aspartate-alanine antiporter — protein sequence MGVLRDHPELALFLCLALGYLVGKAHVGPITLGGICGTLIVSLLLGTRHVSVDDDVKTVFFALFIFSLGYMAGPQFFANLNRGSLRYFALCLIELVCVLGIAYGLAKAFDLDVGTASGILAGAATESAVVGTATEAIGKLSGLTAEQVGQYQGHVATAYTVCYLFGLITIVLLTSQIMPMLLRINLAEASRELWERMRGGSSGLESDEREALPSTVGRTYLVTLADGRTVGGLEQALGGRVTVEGVKRGSKLLTPSPGLELTLSDLVQVVGRRSAIIDAGREIGPETPAIPGLDTPLATSQVAVTEKATHGRSIDALERTHPEFREDGVYITDVVRNDQHLPATGETTLYRGDVLTLVGARNGLKKVVAKIGAVVKNDSTDFIYLGLGIVAGSLLGQIVVHAGDIPLSLGTGGGCLISGLLFGWFRSRRQTFGAFPPQAATTLKDMGLAVFIACTGLAAGPQAWPLLKEYGALLPLAGIAMVLVPATLSLIIGRRLLRIEKPLLIGAIAGQQCSTPAITAVTQVAQSSVPLLGYTITYTLSNFLLPLTGPILVGVLGA from the coding sequence ATGGGGGTTCTCCGCGACCACCCCGAACTCGCCCTCTTCCTCTGTCTCGCCCTCGGCTACCTGGTGGGCAAGGCACACGTCGGGCCGATCACCCTCGGCGGCATCTGCGGCACGCTGATCGTCTCGCTGCTCCTGGGCACCCGGCACGTCAGTGTCGACGACGACGTCAAGACGGTCTTCTTCGCCCTCTTCATCTTCTCGCTGGGGTACATGGCGGGGCCGCAGTTCTTCGCCAACCTGAACCGCGGCAGCCTGCGGTACTTCGCTCTCTGCCTCATCGAGCTGGTCTGCGTGCTCGGCATCGCGTACGGGCTGGCCAAGGCCTTCGACCTGGACGTCGGCACCGCGTCCGGCATCCTCGCCGGGGCCGCCACCGAGTCCGCGGTCGTGGGTACGGCCACCGAGGCCATCGGGAAGCTCAGCGGCCTGACCGCCGAGCAGGTCGGTCAGTACCAGGGGCACGTCGCCACCGCGTACACGGTCTGCTACCTCTTCGGTCTCATCACCATCGTGCTGCTGACCAGCCAGATCATGCCGATGCTGCTGCGCATCAACCTGGCGGAGGCCTCCCGCGAGCTCTGGGAGCGGATGCGCGGCGGTTCCTCCGGACTGGAGTCCGACGAACGGGAGGCGCTGCCCAGCACGGTGGGCCGGACCTACCTGGTGACGCTCGCCGACGGGCGTACCGTGGGCGGGCTGGAGCAGGCGCTCGGTGGCCGGGTCACGGTCGAGGGCGTCAAGCGGGGCAGCAAGCTCCTGACCCCCTCCCCCGGCCTCGAACTCACCCTCAGTGACCTGGTCCAAGTCGTGGGGCGGCGGTCGGCCATCATCGACGCGGGGCGTGAGATCGGCCCCGAGACACCCGCCATTCCGGGGCTGGACACTCCCCTCGCCACCAGCCAGGTCGCCGTGACGGAGAAGGCGACGCACGGCAGGTCCATCGACGCCCTGGAGCGTACGCACCCCGAGTTCCGCGAGGACGGGGTCTACATCACCGACGTCGTCCGCAACGACCAGCACCTCCCGGCCACCGGCGAGACCACGCTCTACCGGGGTGACGTCCTCACCCTGGTGGGGGCGCGGAACGGCCTGAAGAAGGTGGTCGCGAAGATCGGGGCGGTGGTCAAGAACGATTCCACGGACTTCATCTACCTGGGGCTCGGGATCGTGGCCGGCTCCCTGCTCGGCCAGATCGTCGTCCACGCCGGGGACATCCCCCTGTCGCTCGGCACCGGCGGCGGCTGTCTGATCTCGGGCCTGCTCTTCGGATGGTTCCGCTCGCGCAGACAGACCTTCGGCGCGTTCCCCCCGCAGGCCGCGACGACCTTGAAGGACATGGGGCTCGCCGTCTTCATCGCGTGCACCGGGCTGGCCGCCGGACCGCAGGCCTGGCCACTGCTCAAGGAGTACGGCGCCCTGCTGCCGCTCGCCGGCATCGCCATGGTGCTGGTGCCCGCGACGCTCTCCCTGATCATCGGCCGAAGACTGCTGAGGATCGAGAAGCCGCTGCTGATCGGTGCCATCGCCGGGCAGCAGTGCTCCACGCCCGCCATCACCGCTGTCACCCAGGTGGCGCAGAGCTCGGTGCCCCTGCTCGGTTACACGATCACGTACACCCTCTCCAACTTCCTGCTGCCGTTGACCGGACCGATCCTCGTCGGCGTCCTGGGGGCCTGA
- a CDS encoding extracellular solute-binding protein, giving the protein MRITRNVAGRRRRAAIVATTGLTATALLLTGCSDSSDDEGSSTDAAGGNITLTVADFGQFGYKEAGLFAEYHKLHPNITVKEDTTADEKVYYPKLLQQLNSGSGLADVQGLEVGRIKELTDTKGDQFADLSKVISATDFVSWKAKQATTASGALIGAGTDIGPMSLCFNTELFKKAGLPTDRTEVAKLVEGGWEDYLKLGETYKKKAPAGTFFMDSASAMFNAVVSSNAKQYYDEDGKAIYKDSPSVKQGWNLAAEAADKKLTQGLAQFSDPWAAALRKGTIATVACPAWMAGQISVNAGDANKGKWDITSAPGATAANWGGSFLGVPSSGKHVDEAIKLVAWLTAPEQQAAVFKAIGSFPSNKGAYDLPGVKDAKLPYFNDAPIGEIYAGEANAIPEAVLGPKDATIKDTISTQINNMEQRGTSPDDAWDAATKAIDKVIG; this is encoded by the coding sequence ATGCGCATCACCCGCAACGTCGCAGGTCGACGCCGTAGAGCCGCGATCGTGGCCACCACTGGCCTGACGGCCACCGCCCTGCTGCTCACGGGCTGCAGCGACTCGTCGGACGACGAGGGCAGCAGCACCGACGCCGCCGGCGGCAACATCACGCTGACCGTCGCCGACTTCGGCCAGTTCGGGTACAAGGAAGCCGGTCTCTTCGCCGAGTACCACAAGCTCCACCCGAACATCACGGTCAAGGAAGACACCACGGCCGACGAGAAGGTCTACTACCCGAAGCTGCTCCAGCAGCTGAACTCGGGCAGCGGCCTGGCGGACGTCCAGGGTCTGGAGGTCGGCCGCATCAAGGAGCTGACCGACACCAAGGGTGACCAGTTCGCGGACCTGAGCAAGGTCATCAGCGCGACGGACTTCGTCTCGTGGAAGGCCAAGCAGGCCACCACCGCGAGCGGGGCGCTCATCGGCGCCGGCACGGACATCGGCCCGATGTCGCTCTGCTTCAACACGGAGCTCTTCAAGAAGGCCGGCCTGCCGACCGACCGCACCGAGGTCGCCAAGCTGGTCGAGGGCGGCTGGGAGGACTACCTCAAGCTCGGTGAGACCTACAAGAAGAAGGCCCCCGCGGGCACCTTCTTCATGGACTCCGCCAGCGCGATGTTCAACGCCGTGGTCAGCTCGAACGCGAAGCAGTACTACGACGAAGACGGCAAGGCGATCTACAAGGACAGCCCCAGCGTCAAGCAGGGCTGGAACCTGGCCGCCGAGGCTGCCGACAAGAAGCTGACCCAGGGCCTCGCCCAGTTCAGCGACCCGTGGGCCGCCGCGCTCCGCAAGGGCACCATCGCCACCGTCGCCTGCCCGGCGTGGATGGCCGGTCAGATCTCGGTCAACGCCGGTGACGCCAACAAGGGCAAGTGGGACATCACCAGCGCGCCGGGTGCCACCGCCGCCAACTGGGGTGGCTCCTTCCTCGGTGTTCCGAGCTCCGGCAAGCACGTCGACGAGGCCATCAAGCTCGTCGCCTGGCTGACCGCCCCCGAGCAGCAGGCCGCCGTCTTCAAGGCGATCGGTTCCTTCCCGTCCAACAAGGGTGCGTACGACCTGCCGGGCGTCAAGGACGCCAAGCTGCCGTACTTCAACGACGCCCCCATCGGTGAGATCTACGCCGGTGAGGCCAACGCCATCCCCGAGGCCGTTCTCGGCCCGAAGGACGCGACCATCAAGGACACCATCTCCACCCAGATCAACAACATGGAGCAGCGCGGCACGAGCCCGGACGACGCCTGGGACGCCGCGACCAAGGCGATCGACAAGGTGATCGGCTGA
- a CDS encoding sugar ABC transporter permease: protein MATSTPTRDAYVPPPRGSRQKPASSRQTWRSRMWRFDDKVSPYAYIAPFFLVFGAFGLYPLIYTGWIALHRVEMTGMDQMEWVGFDNFTKILQDSEFWTAVSNTFLIGVISTVPQLLVALGLAHLLNYKLRASTFWRTVILTPYATSVATAALVFALVFRTDGGLLNWVLHFIGLGDTNWANGHWTSKVAISVMVIWRWTGYNALIYLAAMQAVPADLYEAASLDGANRWQQFLKVTIPSLRPTILFTIVISTIGSMQLFGEPLLLEGGQIGSSGGTENQYETLSIYLYNYGWNLGHLGMSAAVAWAMLALLLAIALINWIIGRFVRRSAA, encoded by the coding sequence GTGGCAACCTCGACCCCCACCCGGGACGCCTACGTCCCGCCGCCCCGTGGTTCCCGCCAGAAACCGGCGAGCAGCCGGCAGACCTGGCGGAGCCGGATGTGGCGGTTCGACGACAAGGTGTCCCCGTACGCGTACATCGCTCCGTTCTTCCTGGTCTTCGGGGCCTTCGGCCTCTACCCGCTCATCTACACCGGCTGGATCGCCCTCCACCGCGTCGAGATGACCGGCATGGACCAGATGGAATGGGTCGGCTTCGACAACTTCACGAAGATCCTCCAGGACTCCGAGTTCTGGACGGCCGTCTCCAACACGTTCCTGATCGGTGTCATCTCCACCGTTCCGCAGCTCCTGGTGGCGCTGGGCCTGGCCCACCTGCTCAACTACAAGCTGCGTGCCAGCACCTTCTGGCGCACCGTCATCCTCACGCCGTACGCGACCTCGGTCGCCACCGCGGCCCTCGTCTTCGCCCTGGTCTTCCGGACCGACGGCGGGCTCCTCAACTGGGTCCTGCACTTCATCGGCCTCGGCGACACCAACTGGGCCAACGGCCACTGGACCTCGAAGGTCGCCATCTCGGTCATGGTGATCTGGCGCTGGACCGGTTACAACGCGCTGATCTACCTCGCCGCGATGCAGGCCGTGCCGGCCGACCTCTACGAGGCGGCCTCACTGGACGGCGCCAACCGCTGGCAGCAGTTCCTCAAGGTGACCATCCCCTCGCTGCGGCCGACGATCCTCTTCACGATCGTCATCTCCACCATCGGCTCCATGCAGCTGTTCGGTGAGCCGCTGCTGCTGGAAGGCGGCCAGATCGGCTCCTCCGGCGGCACCGAGAACCAGTACGAGACGCTCAGCATCTACCTGTACAACTACGGCTGGAACCTCGGACACCTCGGCATGTCCGCCGCCGTGGCCTGGGCCATGCTCGCCCTCCTGCTGGCCATCGCGCTGATCAACTGGATCATCGGCCGCTTCGTACGCCGTTCCGCGGCCTGA
- a CDS encoding carbohydrate ABC transporter permease, producing the protein MGAGDTHKAGPFTYIALIVIGIGSILPLYWTFVAASHTQDEVLASTPPFLPGGRLWHNLQAAWEGAALGKAIVNTLIVSASITAATLFFCTLAGYAFAKMRFKGRGWLMTAVIATLTIPPQLSVVPLFMMMSDIGWSGKLESVIFPTLVSAFGVFFMRQYLLEALPYELIEAAKIDGASNFRIVLSVVLPVARPAMMVLGMLTFVQAWNDFFWPYLALNQQNPTIQVALGQLSASYTPDQSIVMAGALISTLPLLVVFVVFGKQIVGGIMSGAVKG; encoded by the coding sequence ATGGGCGCGGGCGACACCCACAAGGCCGGGCCGTTCACCTACATCGCGCTGATCGTCATCGGCATCGGCTCCATCCTGCCGCTGTACTGGACGTTCGTCGCCGCCTCGCACACCCAGGACGAGGTCCTGGCCAGCACGCCGCCGTTCCTGCCGGGCGGCCGGCTCTGGCACAACCTCCAGGCCGCCTGGGAGGGCGCCGCCCTCGGCAAGGCGATCGTCAACACCCTCATCGTCTCGGCGTCCATCACCGCCGCGACGCTGTTCTTCTGCACCCTCGCCGGCTACGCCTTCGCCAAGATGCGCTTCAAGGGCCGCGGCTGGCTGATGACCGCGGTCATCGCCACCCTGACGATCCCGCCGCAGCTCAGCGTCGTCCCGCTCTTCATGATGATGTCGGACATCGGGTGGAGCGGAAAGCTCGAGTCGGTGATCTTCCCGACCCTGGTCAGCGCGTTCGGTGTCTTCTTCATGCGGCAGTACCTGCTGGAGGCGCTTCCGTACGAGCTGATCGAGGCCGCCAAGATCGACGGCGCGAGCAACTTCCGCATCGTGCTCAGCGTGGTGCTGCCGGTGGCGCGCCCCGCGATGATGGTGCTCGGCATGCTCACCTTCGTCCAGGCGTGGAACGACTTCTTCTGGCCGTACCTCGCGCTCAACCAGCAGAACCCCACGATCCAGGTGGCCCTCGGCCAGCTGAGCGCCTCGTACACGCCGGACCAGTCGATCGTCATGGCGGGCGCCCTGATCAGTACGCTTCCCCTGCTGGTGGTGTTCGTGGTCTTCGGCAAGCAGATCGTCGGCGGCATCATGTCCGGCGCGGTCAAGGGCTGA
- a CDS encoding GH1 family beta-glucosidase, whose amino-acid sequence MTAVRPDLAPKQAVDATVFPPGFVWGAATAAYQVEGAAAEDGRTPSIWDTFSRTPGKVRNGDTGDIAGDHYHRYRDDVAMMKDLGLGAYRFSISWSRVQPTGRGPAVERGLDFYRKLVDELLEAGIQPVATLYHWDLPQELEDAGGWPERATAERFADYAAIMAGALGDRVGTWTTLNEPWCSAYLGYASGVHAPGRTDPGASLQAAHHLNLAHGRAIEALRASIPASAQTSVTLNLHQVRPLSDAPGDVDAARRIDAVGNRVFTGPILHGAYPEDLIADTKHLVDWSKLVHDGDLATISRPIDVLGINYYAPTLVTDPSEGGAESNSHAHGASSHSPWPGSEHVAFHKADGKPVTAMDWSIDPDGLHALLTETAREFPDVALMVTENGAAFDDYVSPEGRVEDPERIAYLHGHIDAVRRAIADGVDVRGYFLWSLMDNFEWAYGYSKRFGMVYVDYATQTRTPKASAHWYADVIRRHGLPQS is encoded by the coding sequence ATGACAGCTGTACGCCCTGACCTCGCGCCCAAGCAGGCCGTCGACGCCACCGTCTTTCCGCCCGGATTCGTCTGGGGCGCGGCCACCGCGGCCTACCAGGTCGAAGGCGCCGCCGCGGAAGACGGCCGTACGCCGTCCATCTGGGACACCTTCTCCCGCACGCCCGGCAAGGTCCGCAACGGTGACACCGGGGACATCGCCGGAGACCACTACCACCGCTACCGCGACGACGTGGCGATGATGAAGGACCTGGGCCTCGGCGCCTACCGCTTCTCCATCTCCTGGTCCCGCGTGCAGCCGACCGGCCGCGGTCCGGCCGTCGAGCGCGGCCTCGACTTCTACCGCAAGCTCGTCGACGAGCTGCTCGAAGCGGGCATCCAGCCCGTCGCGACCCTCTACCACTGGGACCTCCCGCAGGAGTTGGAGGACGCCGGCGGCTGGCCCGAGCGCGCCACCGCCGAGCGGTTCGCCGACTACGCGGCGATCATGGCCGGCGCCCTCGGCGACCGCGTCGGCACGTGGACCACGCTCAACGAGCCCTGGTGCTCCGCCTACCTCGGTTACGCCTCGGGCGTCCACGCCCCCGGCCGTACCGACCCCGGCGCGTCGCTCCAGGCGGCCCACCACCTCAACCTCGCCCACGGACGGGCGATCGAGGCTCTGCGCGCTTCCATCCCCGCCAGTGCGCAGACCTCGGTCACCCTCAACCTCCACCAGGTGCGCCCGCTCAGCGACGCCCCCGGCGACGTCGACGCGGCCCGCCGCATCGACGCGGTCGGCAACCGGGTCTTCACCGGCCCGATCCTGCACGGCGCGTACCCCGAGGACCTGATCGCCGACACCAAGCACCTCGTCGACTGGTCGAAGCTGGTGCACGACGGCGACCTGGCGACGATCTCCCGCCCGATCGACGTCCTCGGCATCAACTACTACGCGCCGACCCTGGTCACCGACCCTTCGGAGGGCGGTGCGGAGAGCAACAGCCACGCGCACGGCGCCAGTTCGCACTCGCCGTGGCCCGGCTCCGAGCACGTCGCCTTCCACAAGGCCGACGGCAAGCCCGTCACCGCGATGGACTGGTCCATCGACCCGGACGGTCTGCACGCCCTGCTGACGGAGACCGCCCGCGAGTTCCCGGACGTGGCCCTCATGGTCACCGAGAACGGCGCCGCCTTCGACGACTACGTCTCGCCCGAGGGCCGTGTCGAGGACCCCGAGCGCATCGCGTACCTGCACGGCCACATCGACGCCGTCCGTCGCGCCATCGCCGACGGTGTCGACGTCCGCGGCTACTTCCTCTGGTCGCTGATGGACAACTTCGAGTGGGCGTACGGCTATTCGAAGCGCTTCGGCATGGTGTACGTCGACTACGCCACGCAGACCCGCACCCCCAAGGCGAGTGCCCACTGGTACGCCGACGTGATCCGCCGGCACGGACTCCCGCAGTCCTGA
- a CDS encoding LacI family DNA-binding transcriptional regulator, which yields MVSARVRGGGRPTLEEVAVRAGVGRGTVSRVINGSPRVSDQTRETVEAAIAELGYVPNRAARALAGNRTDAIALVVPEPEARFFAEPYFSDIVRGVGAALADTDMQLLLTLAGNDRERRRLAQYLTAHRVDGVLLVSVHADDPLPELLEQLGMPCVISGQRGADEPLTSVDSDNFQGGRSAVTHLIAQGRRTIGTITGRLEVYGAQRRLDGYRQALAEAGLAPDERLIALADFTEEGGARAMRELLARHPGVDAVFAASDVMAAGARHVLRQAGRRIPDDVALVGFDDSVVARHMEPGLTSVRQPIEEMGRAMTEVLLQQITDPTDERRHLVLPTELVVRASS from the coding sequence ATGGTGTCAGCACGCGTACGGGGCGGCGGGCGGCCCACGCTCGAAGAGGTCGCCGTCAGAGCGGGCGTGGGCCGCGGCACGGTCTCCCGTGTCATCAACGGCTCCCCGCGCGTCAGCGACCAGACACGGGAGACCGTCGAGGCCGCCATCGCCGAACTCGGGTACGTCCCCAACCGCGCGGCCCGCGCCCTGGCGGGCAACCGCACCGACGCCATAGCGCTGGTGGTCCCCGAACCCGAAGCCCGTTTCTTCGCCGAGCCGTACTTCTCCGACATCGTGCGCGGTGTGGGCGCCGCCCTCGCCGACACCGACATGCAGCTGCTGCTCACCCTCGCCGGCAACGACCGCGAGCGCCGCCGGCTCGCCCAGTACCTCACCGCGCACCGGGTGGACGGCGTCCTCCTCGTCTCGGTGCACGCCGACGACCCGCTGCCCGAACTGCTGGAGCAGTTGGGCATGCCCTGTGTGATCAGCGGTCAGCGCGGCGCCGACGAACCGCTCACCTCCGTGGACTCCGACAACTTCCAGGGCGGCAGGAGCGCCGTCACGCACCTCATCGCGCAGGGCCGCCGCACCATCGGCACCATCACCGGCCGACTGGAGGTCTACGGCGCCCAGCGCCGTCTGGACGGCTACCGCCAGGCCCTCGCCGAAGCGGGCCTCGCCCCCGACGAACGCCTGATCGCCCTCGCCGACTTCACCGAGGAGGGCGGAGCCCGCGCGATGCGCGAACTGCTCGCCCGCCACCCCGGCGTGGACGCCGTCTTCGCCGCCTCCGACGTGATGGCCGCCGGCGCCCGCCACGTGCTGCGCCAGGCCGGCCGGCGCATCCCGGACGACGTCGCCCTGGTCGGCTTCGACGACTCGGTGGTCGCCCGTCACATGGAGCCCGGCCTCACCAGCGTCCGCCAGCCGATCGAGGAGATGGGGCGCGCCATGACCGAAGTCCTCCTCCAGCAGATCACCGACCCCACCGACGAGCGCCGGCACCTGGTGCTGCCGACTGAGCTGGTCGTCCGCGCCTCCTCGTGA
- a CDS encoding adenylate kinase, whose amino-acid sequence MRRILVVGITGAGKSTLARALGVRLGVPWYEMDALHFSGPGWAVDEEFGRKVAAIVEEDRWIFDSYGYPEVRDLLWERADTVVWLDYPRRVVMPRVLRRSLARTLTRRRIFGGNRERAVEWLSRDHPVLSSWSGHAGRRAEIGRRAGAPREVPLRVVRFDSPRQARLWLRDTGPRGTGNASGPADTRS is encoded by the coding sequence ATGCGACGCATCCTGGTCGTCGGCATCACGGGTGCCGGCAAATCCACCCTCGCGCGGGCCCTCGGGGTACGGCTGGGGGTTCCCTGGTACGAGATGGACGCCCTCCACTTCTCCGGGCCGGGGTGGGCGGTGGACGAGGAGTTCGGGCGGAAGGTGGCGGCCATCGTCGAGGAGGACCGCTGGATCTTCGACTCGTACGGGTATCCGGAGGTCCGCGACCTGCTCTGGGAGCGGGCCGACACGGTGGTGTGGCTCGACTATCCCCGGCGCGTGGTCATGCCGCGCGTGCTGCGGCGCTCCCTGGCCCGGACCCTGACGCGCCGCCGGATCTTCGGCGGGAACCGGGAGCGGGCCGTGGAGTGGCTGTCGCGGGACCATCCCGTCCTGTCGTCCTGGAGCGGGCACGCGGGGCGGCGCGCGGAGATCGGCAGGCGGGCCGGGGCGCCGCGCGAGGTGCCCCTGCGGGTGGTGCGGTTCGACTCGCCCCGACAGGCCCGGCTGTGGCTGCGGGACACCGGGCCGCGCGGCACGGGCAACGCGTCCGGCCCGGCGGACACCCGCTCGTAG
- a CDS encoding TerD family protein, giving the protein MRTMVKGANVGLSALSEDVGSVVVSLGWSSATGEGDADVSVLLLDENGKVRDDADFCFYNTPVAGDGSVQLLGKTPSTDGDEDRISFDLDAVPQAVDRLVIAASRYRGARFGELDDLRVTLADSAGEALLSFSVEEAGEVSALVFGELYRRSGAWKFRAVGQGYASGLAGLAGDFGVDIDDDAAAAEAEDSAAGDRTAAVESKEPVETAGRDTEADGGARGAAGVALPAPRSATATPSAAGTAAPEAGAPAVGVATAASAPRSALPDAAPPVAAAPGPRRPRTARKKVTIQRVAKKSLAENDAWQPARLFPVPALRTDRERETRATSVVLAVMAQVPEFGRRLTAGFGAPAGRMETFTEVSLPHGDTPRRPDGVIRVERAGKLWTALVETKTNGNPLKDDQVQAYMDIAARRGYEAVITLSNDVALEGSPLVAVRVDGRRKHKVALWHLSWADVAHQAQMLIRHEGVGNAAHAWILAELLQYLQHENSGCHGFQNMGASWVPVRKGIDDETLCVGDPRAVQVIESWERLVRQVCLGLGGELGQKVLPLQRSRRGADPTVRRTEQADQLCAQGRLEAGLRIEGMPGALTLSADLRTGKLRTSVDVPSAEQGYPLSRIKRLLRQLDAAPADLHIETLLEGDAPGPRGTLERLRPEPADLLPRDGAQIAGFRLSLLKGMGSGRGSAETGFIRSVDGAVHRFHTTVVAHLDAKGPRRGRTGDAPPAE; this is encoded by the coding sequence ATGCGCACCATGGTCAAAGGCGCGAACGTCGGACTGTCCGCGCTGAGCGAGGACGTCGGGTCGGTCGTCGTGAGTCTCGGCTGGAGCAGCGCGACGGGGGAGGGCGACGCGGACGTCTCCGTGCTGCTGCTCGACGAGAACGGCAAGGTGCGGGACGACGCCGACTTCTGCTTCTACAACACTCCGGTCGCGGGCGACGGAAGCGTGCAGCTGCTGGGCAAGACGCCCTCCACCGACGGTGACGAGGACCGCATCAGCTTCGACCTCGACGCGGTTCCGCAGGCGGTCGACCGCCTGGTGATCGCCGCCAGCCGCTACCGGGGCGCCAGGTTCGGCGAACTCGACGATCTGCGGGTCACCCTCGCGGACAGCGCGGGCGAAGCCCTGCTCTCCTTCTCCGTCGAGGAGGCGGGAGAGGTGAGCGCCCTCGTCTTCGGCGAGCTCTACCGGCGCTCCGGCGCGTGGAAGTTCCGTGCGGTCGGACAGGGGTACGCGTCCGGGCTGGCGGGCCTGGCCGGGGACTTCGGCGTCGACATCGACGACGACGCGGCAGCGGCGGAGGCGGAGGATTCCGCAGCGGGGGACAGGACCGCCGCCGTGGAGTCCAAGGAGCCCGTGGAGACGGCGGGAAGGGACACGGAGGCGGACGGGGGCGCCCGGGGCGCCGCCGGGGTCGCTCTCCCCGCACCCCGGAGCGCGACCGCCACGCCGTCGGCCGCCGGAACAGCCGCCCCCGAGGCGGGGGCGCCCGCGGTCGGTGTGGCGACGGCGGCCTCCGCGCCCCGGTCCGCCCTGCCCGACGCCGCTCCTCCGGTCGCCGCCGCGCCCGGGCCCCGGCGTCCGCGCACCGCGCGGAAGAAGGTCACGATCCAGCGGGTGGCGAAGAAGTCGCTCGCCGAGAACGACGCCTGGCAGCCGGCCCGGCTCTTCCCCGTACCGGCACTCCGGACCGACCGGGAACGCGAGACCAGGGCCACCTCCGTCGTCCTGGCGGTGATGGCCCAGGTCCCGGAGTTCGGCAGGCGGCTCACCGCCGGTTTCGGGGCACCTGCCGGACGCATGGAGACGTTCACCGAGGTCTCCCTGCCGCATGGGGACACCCCGCGACGGCCGGACGGAGTGATCCGCGTCGAACGCGCGGGCAAGCTCTGGACCGCCCTGGTGGAGACGAAGACGAACGGCAACCCGCTCAAGGACGACCAGGTCCAGGCGTACATGGACATCGCCGCCCGCCGGGGGTACGAGGCGGTCATCACGCTCTCCAACGACGTCGCGCTGGAGGGCAGCCCGCTGGTCGCCGTACGCGTGGACGGGAGGCGCAAGCACAAGGTCGCGCTGTGGCACCTCTCCTGGGCCGACGTCGCCCACCAGGCGCAGATGCTCATCCGGCACGAGGGGGTGGGCAACGCCGCGCACGCCTGGATCCTCGCGGAGCTGCTCCAGTACCTCCAGCACGAGAACTCCGGGTGCCACGGCTTCCAGAACATGGGCGCCTCCTGGGTACCGGTCCGCAAGGGGATCGACGACGAGACCCTCTGCGTGGGGGACCCCCGGGCCGTGCAGGTCATCGAGAGCTGGGAACGCCTGGTGCGCCAGGTCTGCCTGGGGCTGGGCGGCGAACTCGGGCAGAAGGTCCTTCCCCTCCAGCGCAGTCGGCGGGGCGCGGACCCCACCGTGCGGCGCACCGAGCAGGCCGACCAGCTCTGTGCGCAGGGCCGGCTGGAGGCCGGACTGCGGATCGAGGGCATGCCGGGCGCGCTGACCCTCAGCGCCGACCTGCGGACGGGAAAGCTGCGCACCTCCGTCGACGTGCCGTCGGCGGAGCAGGGTTACCCGTTGAGCCGGATCAAACGGCTGCTGCGCCAACTCGACGCCGCGCCGGCCGACTTGCACATCGAGACGCTTCTCGAAGGTGACGCGCCGGGTCCGCGTGGCACGCTGGAGCGACTGCGCCCCGAGCCCGCCGATCTGCTCCCCAGGGACGGTGCGCAGATCGCCGGGTTCCGGCTCTCGCTCCTCAAGGGCATGGGCAGCGGGCGCGGCAGCGCCGAGACCGGATTCATCCGGAGCGTCGACGGCGCGGTGCACCGGTTCCACACCACGGTCGTCGCCCACCTCGACGCCAAGGGCCCGCGCCGGGGCCGGACGGGCGATGCTCCTCCGGCGGAGTGA
- a CDS encoding VOC family protein → MVHVLSSRTLLRPTDPERSRTFYGQALGLAVHREFGTGPERGTVYFLGGGFLELSGRGDTPPSGDLRLWLQVADVAAAHDELRARGVPILRPPVQEPWGLIEMWIADPDGLHIGVIEVPADHPLRSRP, encoded by the coding sequence ATGGTGCACGTACTGAGCAGCAGGACACTGCTGCGCCCCACCGACCCCGAGCGCAGCCGGACCTTCTACGGTCAGGCCCTCGGCCTCGCCGTCCACCGCGAGTTCGGCACCGGGCCGGAGCGCGGCACGGTCTACTTCCTGGGCGGCGGGTTCCTCGAACTCTCCGGCCGGGGCGACACCCCGCCCTCCGGTGACCTGCGGCTCTGGCTCCAGGTCGCCGACGTCGCCGCCGCCCACGACGAACTCCGCGCCCGCGGTGTGCCGATCCTGCGGCCGCCCGTCCAGGAGCCGTGGGGGCTGATCGAGATGTGGATCGCCGACCCGGACGGGCTGCACATCGGGGTGATCGAGGTTCCGGCGGACCACCCGCTGCGCAGCCGGCCCTGA